Proteins encoded in a region of the Clostridium beijerinckii genome:
- a CDS encoding sensor histidine kinase — protein sequence MGVGVIVIGLIFSISENIYPVLIGIITGTITASIRSIGLLMSSSSYSNDIIMQFMPAAIFYIIYGILGTIFPLTRRNKSIIHLYLSLVSFDIICNTAEILVRNMFSISTIKVIIITALVRAFIQCSAFLIYKYQKLYIKTLEHQKRYAELNLMVSKIYAEAFYLQKSTNDLNTIMREAYNLYEMNKDKEEFSVKALSLSQNAHEIRKNNDRVLRGINQLVQNVEKVEYMSMSEIFCIISDNTKRQIDNVNSNIFIKFKLEEDYSVKRYYDIFAILNNLIINAIEACSGDNMINVIGEISQKELLLDVSDNGTGIDKDVLPYIFNIGFSTKFNEETGAMSTGIGLCHVKNLLENLGGSIEVESDIDRGTKFLVKIPLSSI from the coding sequence TTGGGAGTTGGAGTCATTGTAATTGGACTTATATTTTCTATATCGGAAAATATATATCCTGTTTTAATTGGAATAATCACAGGAACTATAACTGCCTCTATTCGTAGCATTGGATTATTAATGTCATCTTCTAGCTATTCAAATGATATTATAATGCAGTTTATGCCGGCAGCTATTTTTTATATTATTTATGGTATTTTAGGAACTATATTTCCACTAACTAGGAGAAATAAGTCTATAATACATTTATACTTGTCATTAGTAAGTTTTGATATAATATGCAACACAGCAGAAATACTTGTTAGAAATATGTTTTCTATATCAACCATAAAAGTTATTATAATAACAGCACTTGTTAGAGCATTTATACAATGTTCAGCTTTTCTAATATATAAATATCAAAAATTATATATTAAGACACTAGAGCATCAAAAACGTTATGCTGAATTAAATTTAATGGTGTCAAAGATATATGCGGAGGCTTTTTATTTACAAAAATCAACAAATGATTTAAATACTATAATGAGGGAAGCTTACAATTTGTATGAAATGAATAAGGATAAAGAAGAATTTTCAGTTAAGGCGTTATCACTTTCACAAAATGCTCATGAAATTCGTAAAAATAATGACCGAGTTCTTAGAGGGATCAATCAATTAGTACAAAATGTTGAGAAGGTAGAATACATGTCTATGTCAGAAATTTTCTGTATAATATCTGATAATACAAAAAGACAAATAGATAATGTGAATTCTAATATATTTATAAAATTCAAGCTAGAAGAAGATTATTCGGTAAAAAGATATTATGATATATTTGCTATTCTAAATAATTTAATTATTAACGCAATTGAGGCATGCAGTGGCGATAATATGATAAATGTGATTGGGGAGATTTCGCAAAAAGAATTACTACTTGATGTTTCAGATAATGGGACAGGTATTGATAAAGATGTACTTCCGTATATATTTAATATAGGATTTTCAACAAAATTCAATGAGGAGACAGGGGCAATGTCTACGGGGATTGGGTTATGTCATGTAAAAAATCTCTTAGAGAATTTGGGAGGAAGTATAGAAGTTGAAAGTGATATTGATAGGGGCACTAAGTTTTTAGTGAAAATACCGTTATCTAGTATATAA